In one Geotoga petraea genomic region, the following are encoded:
- the rplK gene encoding 50S ribosomal protein L11 — translation MAKKVSRILKLQLQAAKATPAPPVGPALGQVGVNLMEFCKRFNAETADKAGQLLPVEITVYEDRSFTFNVKTPPASFLIKQAAGVKSAANNPGKEIVGKIKKSQVKEIAETKMPDLNAMTIEAAMKIIQGTCRNMGIEVVEG, via the coding sequence ATGGCTAAAAAAGTATCAAGAATTTTGAAGTTACAGTTGCAAGCTGCTAAAGCTACTCCTGCCCCTCCGGTAGGACCTGCGTTGGGACAAGTTGGAGTAAACTTGATGGAATTTTGTAAAAGGTTTAATGCTGAAACTGCTGATAAGGCAGGACAACTCTTACCAGTTGAAATTACAGTGTACGAGGATAGATCGTTTACATTTAATGTAAAAACCCCTCCAGCTTCATTTTTGATCAAACAAGCTGCTGGTGTAAAATCTGCTGCTAACAATCCTGGTAAAGAAATAGTTGGTAAAATCAAAAAGAGCCAGGTAAAAGAAATAGCAGAAACAAAAATGCCGGACTTGAATGCTATGACAATTGAAGCTGCGATGAAAATAATCCAAGGTACTTGTAGAAATATGGGTATCGAAGTAGTAGAAGGATAA
- the rplA gene encoding 50S ribosomal protein L1 → MMARGKKYLEAKKNIDAEKTYSIEEAVDLVKKVSYTKFDGTVEIHVQLGIDSKKSDQNVRNTVSLPHGTGKDVKVLVFAEGDLAEKAKEAGADFAGDDELIEKINNQNWSDFDIAIATPNMMKKVGKLGRVLGPKGLMPSPKAGTVTEDIEKAVKEFKAGKVEVRNDKSGNVHFPAGKVSFDNSKLVENIKSGMEQLSKLKPQTTKGKFFKKVVVAPTMGPGVRLDINEFPVV, encoded by the coding sequence ATAATGGCAAGAGGGAAAAAATATTTAGAAGCTAAAAAAAATATTGATGCAGAAAAGACCTATTCTATTGAAGAAGCAGTAGATTTGGTTAAAAAAGTTTCTTATACTAAATTTGATGGAACTGTTGAAATTCATGTTCAATTAGGAATAGATTCGAAGAAAAGCGATCAAAATGTTAGGAATACAGTTTCTTTACCTCATGGAACAGGTAAAGACGTAAAAGTTTTAGTATTTGCTGAAGGTGATTTAGCAGAAAAAGCTAAAGAAGCAGGAGCAGATTTTGCTGGTGATGATGAACTTATTGAAAAAATAAATAATCAAAATTGGTCAGATTTTGATATTGCTATTGCAACACCAAACATGATGAAAAAAGTTGGTAAATTAGGTAGAGTTTTGGGGCCTAAAGGTTTAATGCCATCACCTAAAGCAGGAACTGTGACTGAAGATATAGAAAAAGCAGTAAAAGAATTCAAAGCAGGAAAAGTTGAAGTAAGAAATGATAAAAGTGGAAATGTGCATTTCCCTGCTGGTAAGGTTTCTTTTGATAATTCAAAATTAGTTGAAAATATCAAATCAGGAATGGAACAATTATCTAAATTGAAACCTCAAACAACAAAAGGTAAATTCTTTAAAAAAGTTGTAGTTGCTCCTACAATGGGTCCAGGAGTAAGACTTGACATAAACGAATTTCCTGTTGTATAA
- the rplJ gene encoding 50S ribosomal protein L10 produces MLTRAQKTELVKEFVEAFNDSPIIVFTDFKGLGVDESNELRQRLFKEYGDKAFYKVMRNSLLKTAIKQAGMNLEDYETFLEGSTAIFYIKEGDPISGLKVLTDFAKDHNELPAIKGGVLEGKIFDAERAEELSKLPSREELITMFVRGINAPISGLVNVLSGSIRNFINVLNSIKDEKS; encoded by the coding sequence TTGCTAACTAGAGCTCAAAAAACAGAATTAGTAAAAGAATTTGTTGAAGCTTTTAATGATTCTCCAATAATTGTTTTCACTGATTTCAAAGGATTGGGAGTGGATGAATCCAATGAATTAAGGCAACGATTGTTTAAAGAATATGGAGATAAAGCTTTTTATAAAGTAATGAGAAATTCTTTGTTAAAAACAGCCATAAAGCAAGCGGGAATGAATTTAGAAGATTATGAAACATTTTTAGAGGGGTCAACAGCTATTTTTTATATTAAAGAAGGAGATCCCATTTCAGGGTTAAAAGTATTAACTGATTTTGCAAAAGATCATAATGAATTACCCGCTATAAAAGGTGGAGTACTTGAGGGTAAAATATTTGATGCTGAAAGGGCAGAAGAGCTTTCAAAATTACCTTCGAGAGAAGAACTTATTACTATGTTTGTGCGTGGCATAAACGCCCCTATTTCAGGCTTAGTTAATGTATTATCAGGTTCAATAAGAAACTTTATTAATGTTTTAAATTCTATAAAAGATGAAAAATCATAA
- the rplL gene encoding 50S ribosomal protein L7/L12: MTKDELIQAIKEMTVSDLAELVEALEEEFGVSASAPVMAAMPGAGAAAGAVEEEKTDFSVVLKSFGAKKIGVIKVVREITGLGLKEAKDLVEKAGTPDAVIKEAAPKDEAEEIKKKLEEAGAEVELK; this comes from the coding sequence ATGACAAAAGATGAATTAATTCAAGCAATTAAAGAAATGACAGTTTCTGATTTAGCAGAATTAGTGGAAGCATTGGAAGAAGAATTTGGAGTATCAGCATCAGCACCAGTAATGGCAGCTATGCCGGGAGCAGGAGCAGCAGCAGGAGCAGTTGAAGAAGAAAAAACAGATTTTTCAGTTGTTCTAAAAAGCTTTGGAGCTAAAAAAATCGGCGTAATAAAAGTAGTTAGAGAAATTACAGGATTGGGATTAAAAGAAGCTAAAGATTTAGTAGAAAAAGCTGGAACTCCTGATGCAGTGATTAAAGAAGCAGCACCAAAAGACGAAGCTGAAGAAATCAAGAAAAAATTAGAAGAAGCTGGAGCAGAAGTAGAACTCAAATAA
- a CDS encoding DNA-directed RNA polymerase subunit beta, with the protein MNTRTLKVGKRERDFFGKVHEDFRMYDDLIKIQKSSFDEFLKHRLKETIKKFMPLTIPVKTSSKKTKEILLDFTDVKHEDPIMSEDECKAKNLTYSGRTFLTVQLTDTSTGETLEKEDVFLCNVPYMTDRAVFIINGAERVVVNQLVRSPGIYFVKEEEKDSNKEMFIAHFLPVKGAWLEIIFNPNPGKEVLQVRIDRKRKFNFFLFLKALGYENDLDILDLFPKKISLDDEFDVENYADCTVLSDHHFKELEEMEPARTTIRGMKLSEAKELLNNYGIEEVKVSHKVAQLTLDKMKKRYEKEGNLTSLEAYKEMFIKLRPSEIPRGQKAKEEIDEMYFNTEKFDFSEIGRQKVITSLKEEYYKYIKEVENRDLSEDELNNLKYPVESMAIETIDIILSARHLLELEENSELLDTRDHLGNKRVRSVGELMQLEFEKAFSKMIQHIPEKVAMSQTLNKINPQSLINSRAIMTAFHQFFATSQLSQFMDQINPLSELTHKRRLSAIGPGGLKREHAKFEVRDVHHSHYGRMCPIETPEGANIGLITSLAILAKTDEYGFLKSPYFRVKKGKVFDDKIIYLSADEEENYKIASASADKDKNKNLTSEFVECRYQGKVSFYHRDEVEYIAVTPKQIASVSASLIPFLEHDDANRALMGSNMQRQAVPVLYPDAPYVGTGVEWLAARDSGYLILAKHKGIVESVDGKHIVIARTDEKDEYITDENGEKVFDEYRVVKYTRSNQDSCINQRPIVVPGEKVEEGSVLADGPSTDMGELALGQNILVAFVPWEGYNFEDAIVVSEELLEKDKFTSIHIEVYETKSMDTQLGPEEITADIPNVKKELLRNLDEDGIVRVGSYVSSGDILVGKVTPRGESETSPEEKLIKSVFGDRGRDVKDSSLTLPHGIEGRVLDVQVFDRRDIPNLDIGVNKYVKVYIATKKPLLAGDKLAGRHGNKGVVSNILHKEDMPFLPDGTPVQMMLSPLGVPSRMNIGQVLELHLGWLSKLTGNVYATPIFDGASEEEIMNELHRKRKELGIDLGETDDDITGKVVLRDGRNGEPLDSPVDIGYMYMLRLSHIAKDKLHARATGPYSLIHQQPLGGKAHFGGQRFGEMEVWALEAYGAAHTLTEMLTYKSDDIRGRNEVYKAILKGENLPEPGIPESFKVLVKELQGLMLDVKLFDEEGNELDVDKL; encoded by the coding sequence TTGAACACCCGCACATTAAAAGTGGGAAAAAGAGAAAGAGATTTTTTCGGGAAAGTACATGAAGATTTTAGAATGTATGATGATTTAATCAAGATTCAAAAGTCTTCATTTGATGAATTTTTAAAGCACAGATTGAAAGAGACAATTAAAAAATTCATGCCTTTAACTATTCCTGTGAAAACCTCTTCAAAAAAGACTAAAGAAATTTTATTGGACTTCACAGATGTAAAACATGAAGATCCAATCATGAGTGAAGATGAATGTAAGGCAAAAAACCTTACTTATTCTGGCAGAACTTTTTTAACAGTACAATTGACTGACACATCAACAGGTGAAACATTAGAAAAAGAAGATGTTTTTCTTTGTAATGTACCATATATGACTGATAGAGCTGTTTTTATAATTAATGGTGCTGAAAGAGTTGTTGTTAACCAATTGGTGAGATCTCCAGGAATTTATTTTGTTAAAGAAGAAGAAAAAGATTCAAATAAAGAGATGTTTATTGCTCATTTTTTACCTGTAAAAGGGGCATGGTTAGAAATAATTTTTAATCCAAATCCAGGTAAAGAAGTTTTACAAGTAAGAATAGACAGAAAAAGAAAATTTAATTTTTTCTTATTTTTGAAAGCGTTAGGATATGAAAATGATTTGGATATATTAGATTTATTTCCAAAGAAAATTTCATTAGATGATGAATTCGATGTAGAAAATTATGCTGATTGTACAGTTTTATCTGACCATCATTTTAAAGAATTAGAAGAGATGGAACCTGCTAGAACTACGATTAGAGGAATGAAATTATCAGAAGCAAAAGAATTATTAAATAATTATGGAATAGAAGAAGTAAAAGTTTCTCATAAAGTTGCACAATTGACTTTAGATAAGATGAAAAAAAGATATGAAAAAGAAGGCAACTTAACTTCATTAGAAGCTTACAAAGAAATGTTTATAAAGTTAAGACCCTCAGAAATACCAAGAGGTCAAAAGGCAAAAGAAGAAATTGATGAAATGTATTTCAATACAGAAAAGTTTGATTTTTCTGAAATTGGAAGGCAAAAAGTAATAACAAGCTTAAAAGAAGAATACTACAAATATATTAAAGAAGTAGAAAACAGAGATTTATCTGAAGATGAATTAAACAATTTAAAATATCCAGTAGAATCAATGGCTATAGAAACCATAGACATTATTTTATCTGCAAGACATCTATTGGAATTAGAAGAAAATTCTGAACTTTTAGATACAAGAGACCATCTTGGAAATAAAAGAGTTAGATCTGTAGGTGAATTAATGCAGCTTGAATTTGAAAAAGCTTTCTCAAAAATGATACAACATATTCCTGAAAAAGTTGCTATGTCGCAAACACTTAATAAGATAAACCCTCAATCATTAATAAATTCAAGAGCTATAATGACTGCATTCCACCAATTTTTTGCCACTTCTCAGTTGAGTCAATTTATGGATCAAATAAATCCTTTATCCGAATTAACTCATAAAAGAAGACTTTCAGCAATAGGACCTGGCGGTTTGAAAAGAGAGCATGCCAAATTCGAAGTTCGTGATGTTCATCATTCGCATTACGGAAGAATGTGTCCTATTGAAACTCCTGAAGGAGCTAATATAGGTCTTATTACGTCATTAGCTATACTCGCCAAAACTGATGAATATGGATTTTTAAAATCGCCTTATTTTAGAGTAAAAAAAGGTAAGGTTTTTGATGATAAGATAATTTATCTATCTGCTGATGAAGAGGAAAATTATAAAATTGCATCTGCTTCAGCTGATAAAGATAAAAATAAAAATTTAACTTCAGAATTTGTAGAATGTAGATATCAAGGAAAAGTTTCTTTTTATCATAGAGATGAAGTTGAATACATAGCTGTTACTCCAAAACAGATAGCTTCAGTTTCTGCATCGTTAATACCGTTTTTAGAACATGATGATGCTAATAGGGCATTAATGGGTTCTAATATGCAAAGACAAGCTGTACCAGTTTTGTATCCTGACGCTCCTTATGTAGGAACAGGTGTAGAATGGTTGGCAGCAAGGGATTCAGGTTATTTAATTTTAGCAAAACATAAAGGTATTGTTGAGAGTGTAGATGGTAAGCATATTGTAATAGCAAGAACTGATGAAAAAGATGAATACATAACAGATGAAAATGGCGAAAAAGTTTTCGATGAATATAGAGTTGTTAAATATACAAGATCAAACCAAGATAGCTGTATAAATCAAAGACCTATAGTTGTTCCGGGAGAGAAAGTAGAAGAAGGGTCTGTTTTAGCAGATGGCCCATCTACAGACATGGGTGAATTGGCTTTAGGCCAGAATATACTCGTGGCATTTGTTCCATGGGAAGGATATAATTTTGAGGATGCTATCGTTGTTTCTGAAGAGTTATTAGAAAAGGATAAATTTACTTCAATCCATATAGAAGTTTATGAAACAAAATCTATGGATACACAATTAGGACCTGAAGAAATAACGGCAGATATTCCAAATGTTAAAAAAGAGCTATTAAGAAACTTAGATGAAGATGGAATAGTTAGAGTAGGTTCTTATGTTTCGTCTGGAGATATACTTGTTGGTAAAGTAACTCCAAGAGGAGAGTCAGAAACGTCACCAGAAGAAAAATTGATAAAATCAGTATTTGGAGATAGAGGTAGAGATGTAAAAGACTCATCTTTAACCTTGCCACATGGTATTGAAGGAAGAGTTCTTGATGTACAAGTTTTTGATAGAAGGGACATACCTAATTTAGATATAGGGGTAAATAAATACGTAAAAGTTTATATAGCAACTAAAAAGCCACTTTTAGCTGGGGATAAATTGGCTGGAAGACATGGTAATAAAGGTGTTGTTTCTAACATATTACATAAAGAAGATATGCCTTTTCTGCCTGATGGAACTCCTGTACAAATGATGTTATCTCCTTTGGGTGTTCCTTCACGTATGAATATAGGACAAGTATTAGAATTGCATCTTGGATGGTTATCAAAATTAACTGGAAATGTATATGCTACACCTATTTTTGATGGGGCTTCTGAAGAAGAAATAATGAATGAATTACATAGAAAAAGGAAAGAACTGGGAATAGATTTAGGCGAAACAGATGATGATATCACTGGAAAAGTAGTATTAAGAGATGGTAGAAATGGGGAACCATTGGATTCTCCTGTTGATATAGGCTATATGTATATGCTCAGATTATCTCATATAGCTAAAGATAAATTACATGCAAGAGCTACCGGCCCTTACTCTTTAATTCATCAACAACCATTGGGTGGTAAAGCCCATTTTGGTGGACAAAGATTCGGAGAAATGGAAGTTTGGGCTTTAGAAGCATATGGTGCCGCACATACTTTAACAGAAATGTTAACGTATAAATCTGATGATATCAGAGGTAGAAATGAAGTCTATAAAGCAATATTAAAAGGTGAAAATCTACCGGAACCTGGGATTCCAGAAAGCTTTAAAGTTTTGGTTAAAGAATTACAAGGACTTATGTTAGATGTTAAATTATTTGATGAAGAGGGTAATGAACTAGACGTTGATAAACTTTAA
- a CDS encoding DNA-directed RNA polymerase subunit beta' — MAKVSSFQRKIAKVKVGLASHDTIKSWSNGEVKKPETLNHRTSKPEKDGLFCEKIFGPTKDYECSCGKYKGKKYEGTVCERCGVKVESKDARRRKMGHIELATPVSHIWYLKSSPSVLSIILGNTVKDLENIIYYGSKRIIERAYLTLVNENQEKDLDYYPGEILYQREYEIYSQYIDIAVAPAIKIARVKGMPTSKIAGTVEIKTEMTHTDRELTWVIVKGEDGTEIKYPIFEGASLMVEDGQEIEEGTPLADRFLFEEDFLTHDEYTIFSEYYPGDIEIERDIERDTPIVVITDIDRRFSKRIGKKIGDILLEDEARAYDEIMRILNTKIKNQREDIVGKTIVDDIKIKDKIVEKGTEITQDLLEEFLDFGIKDVYAKDENNVEKIYQINRYDTFKAYYGAEAIQDLLKKIDLEVLKAKLEAEIEKLDKRSQKALKLLKRLKLIKDFINSGNRPEWMIIDLLPVVPPDLRPLIQIDGGRFAATDLNDLYRKVINRNNRLKKLIEMEAPEIIVRNEKRILQQAVDSLIYNGRVGKAMTDRSKRPLRSLTDLLKGKKGRFRRNLLGKRVDYSGRAVIAVGPDLKIHECGLPKKMALELFKPFVLAELLKDSNVASKNARKLKKTIIEKEMPQAWEILEEVIKGHPVMLNRAPTLHRISIQAFIPRLIEGNAIRLHPLVCPPFNADFDGDQMAVHVPLSTVSQAEAKFLMLSRYNIISPANGKPISMPGKDMIAGSFYLTMHEDKVFNKAKLPKKLSDIGKKGYVKRLYSNASEAIYEHEYSKVVDSGVYYNDGKFEWKKPRVTLHDVISFKSDEGKVIKTTTGKIIFNSFVPEEMKDYETKMDKKGLKNLIFKTFKKFGIDRTADLLDDIKSYGFHYSTISGLTISIRDVLVSPERQKIIDSSQEEVFNIEQLFEEGYLTDNERYKEVVKVWEQTTSNVTDATAKEYRKHTYNPIWMMVDSGARGNIDQLKQLAGMRGLMADPSGKIIEVPIKSNFKNGLSELEFFTSTHGSRKGSADTALRTATAGYLTRRLVDVAQSMTINETDCGTHRGIVAEELWADDSRIEKLSDFLFGRVLSDNALDPETDEIIENPENGKSYVRDTMLDEDDAIFLSNYKKEIKVSEEKELNLKNLSQNLYYESLEEKEVDGEVIIEKGEQLTKETANELMMHGIKTLKVKEYKAVDFVYVGENIKVKDENDNEIAILKYQEKIDIKTAKILEKYKVQKVEVRPLVYIRSPLTCESETGICAKCYGMDLSNHEIVSIGESVGVIAAQSIGEPGTQLTMRTFHTGGIATTSDITQGLPRAEELFEARKKLKGPEGIFANIKGVVRDVTREDTDKRSKKLRFIVEGINGELETYEADYRTKPVVAIGDRVLPGERLTSGNIKPRRVLGELGVEAVSTYLLKEIKKIYAEQGVDIHDKHFEIIIRQMLNKVEITDGGDTDYMPGDLISYHKARKTNEAVLEENSYISENRKEIIGKKLSRRVIIPTENEDEEDIIYSVGEEITKDILEQIIDAKIKEVEVYEEYEEIINEDEEIEIVGTKKTYLVNPKNTVKYDRKLLRITKASLEREGWLSAASFQQTVQILTEAAIEGKEDSLKGLKENVIVGQPIPAGTGLKVYSDLGYENVPKKDIKEQQKDVG, encoded by the coding sequence ATGGCTAAAGTTTCTTCATTTCAGAGAAAAATTGCAAAGGTAAAAGTTGGATTAGCTTCTCACGATACAATAAAAAGTTGGTCAAATGGTGAAGTAAAGAAACCAGAAACGTTAAACCACAGAACAAGCAAACCAGAAAAAGATGGATTATTTTGCGAAAAGATATTTGGTCCTACAAAAGATTATGAATGTTCATGTGGAAAATACAAAGGTAAAAAATATGAAGGTACAGTATGTGAAAGATGTGGAGTAAAGGTAGAGTCAAAAGATGCAAGAAGAAGAAAGATGGGACACATAGAATTGGCAACTCCAGTATCACATATATGGTATTTAAAATCATCACCTTCAGTATTATCAATAATATTGGGAAATACAGTAAAAGATTTAGAAAACATAATATACTATGGTTCAAAGAGAATTATAGAAAGAGCATACTTAACGTTAGTAAATGAAAATCAAGAAAAAGACCTGGATTATTATCCAGGAGAGATATTATATCAAAGAGAATATGAAATATATTCTCAATACATAGACATAGCAGTAGCTCCCGCTATAAAAATAGCGAGAGTAAAAGGTATGCCAACATCAAAAATAGCAGGTACAGTAGAAATCAAAACTGAAATGACTCACACAGATAGAGAACTAACCTGGGTTATAGTAAAGGGAGAAGATGGGACAGAAATTAAGTACCCTATTTTTGAAGGTGCATCTCTAATGGTAGAAGATGGACAAGAAATAGAAGAGGGAACGCCACTTGCAGATAGATTTCTATTTGAAGAAGATTTTCTAACACACGATGAATACACAATATTTTCAGAATACTATCCTGGAGACATTGAAATAGAGAGAGACATAGAAAGAGATACACCAATAGTTGTAATAACGGATATAGACAGGAGATTCTCAAAAAGAATAGGTAAAAAAATAGGTGACATCCTATTAGAAGATGAAGCAAGGGCATATGACGAGATAATGAGAATCTTAAACACAAAGATAAAAAACCAAAGAGAAGATATAGTTGGAAAAACAATAGTAGACGATATAAAAATAAAAGACAAAATAGTAGAAAAAGGAACTGAAATCACCCAAGACTTGTTGGAAGAATTTCTCGACTTTGGAATAAAAGATGTATATGCAAAAGATGAAAACAATGTAGAAAAAATATACCAGATAAATAGATATGACACATTCAAAGCATATTATGGAGCAGAAGCTATACAAGATTTGTTGAAAAAAATAGACCTTGAAGTTTTAAAAGCAAAACTCGAAGCAGAAATAGAGAAATTAGACAAAAGAAGTCAAAAAGCTTTAAAACTATTAAAAAGACTTAAACTAATAAAAGACTTTATAAACTCAGGCAACAGACCAGAATGGATGATAATTGACTTACTACCGGTAGTTCCACCAGATCTAAGACCTTTAATACAAATAGATGGTGGAAGATTTGCTGCTACCGACTTAAACGATTTGTACAGAAAGGTCATAAACAGAAACAACAGACTAAAAAAATTAATAGAGATGGAAGCTCCAGAGATCATAGTAAGAAATGAAAAAAGAATTCTACAACAGGCAGTAGATAGTCTAATTTACAACGGTAGAGTAGGAAAGGCCATGACAGATAGATCCAAAAGGCCACTCAGATCACTTACAGACTTGTTAAAAGGTAAAAAGGGTAGATTCAGAAGAAATCTTCTTGGAAAACGTGTAGATTACTCAGGAAGAGCTGTTATAGCAGTCGGCCCAGATTTAAAGATACACGAATGTGGATTACCTAAAAAAATGGCTCTTGAACTATTCAAACCATTTGTACTTGCAGAACTACTTAAAGATTCAAACGTTGCAAGTAAAAACGCGAGAAAATTGAAAAAAACAATAATCGAAAAAGAAATGCCACAAGCATGGGAAATACTTGAAGAAGTAATAAAAGGCCACCCGGTAATGCTCAACAGGGCACCCACACTTCATAGGATATCAATACAGGCATTTATTCCAAGGCTTATAGAAGGAAACGCGATAAGATTACATCCATTGGTATGTCCACCATTTAACGCAGACTTTGATGGAGACCAAATGGCAGTACATGTACCATTATCCACAGTATCACAAGCAGAAGCAAAATTCTTGATGTTATCCAGATACAACATCATATCGCCAGCAAATGGGAAACCAATTTCCATGCCAGGTAAAGATATGATAGCAGGATCATTCTATTTAACAATGCATGAAGATAAAGTATTCAACAAAGCAAAATTACCAAAAAAACTCAGTGACATTGGCAAAAAAGGTTATGTAAAAAGATTATATTCAAACGCATCCGAAGCAATATATGAACATGAATACTCAAAAGTAGTTGATTCTGGAGTATATTACAACGACGGTAAATTTGAATGGAAAAAACCGAGAGTAACATTGCACGATGTAATAAGTTTCAAATCAGATGAAGGAAAAGTAATAAAAACAACAACAGGTAAGATAATATTCAATTCATTTGTTCCTGAAGAAATGAAAGACTATGAAACAAAGATGGATAAAAAGGGATTGAAAAACTTAATATTCAAAACATTTAAAAAGTTTGGTATAGATAGAACAGCAGATCTATTAGACGATATAAAATCATATGGATTCCATTATTCAACAATATCTGGATTAACAATATCCATAAGAGATGTATTGGTATCACCAGAAAGACAAAAGATCATAGACAGTTCACAAGAAGAAGTATTCAACATAGAACAACTTTTTGAAGAAGGATACTTAACAGATAATGAAAGATATAAGGAAGTAGTAAAAGTATGGGAACAAACAACTTCTAATGTTACAGATGCAACCGCAAAAGAGTACAGAAAACATACATACAACCCAATATGGATGATGGTTGATTCTGGTGCAAGGGGTAACATTGACCAGCTAAAACAACTTGCAGGTATGAGAGGACTCATGGCCGATCCATCTGGTAAAATCATAGAAGTTCCTATAAAATCCAACTTCAAAAATGGATTATCTGAACTTGAATTTTTTACATCCACACACGGTTCAAGAAAAGGATCAGCAGATACAGCCCTAAGAACGGCTACAGCTGGTTATTTAACAAGAAGACTTGTAGATGTTGCACAATCAATGACCATAAACGAAACAGATTGTGGAACACACAGGGGAATTGTTGCCGAAGAATTATGGGCTGATGATTCGAGAATAGAAAAACTATCTGATTTCTTATTTGGTAGAGTTCTTTCAGATAATGCTTTAGATCCTGAAACAGATGAAATCATAGAAAATCCTGAAAATGGGAAATCATATGTTAGAGACACAATGTTGGACGAAGACGACGCTATTTTTCTATCAAATTATAAAAAAGAAATAAAAGTATCAGAAGAAAAAGAACTAAACCTTAAAAATCTAAGTCAAAATCTTTATTACGAGTCTCTTGAAGAAAAAGAAGTAGATGGAGAAGTAATAATAGAAAAAGGTGAACAACTAACCAAAGAAACGGCAAATGAGTTAATGATGCATGGAATTAAAACATTAAAAGTAAAAGAATACAAAGCAGTAGACTTTGTTTACGTTGGAGAAAATATAAAGGTAAAAGACGAAAACGATAACGAAATAGCAATACTCAAATACCAAGAAAAGATAGATATAAAAACTGCAAAAATACTAGAAAAATACAAAGTACAAAAAGTTGAGGTAAGACCTCTTGTTTACATAAGATCACCTTTAACTTGTGAATCAGAAACAGGAATCTGTGCAAAATGTTACGGTATGGATTTAAGTAACCATGAAATAGTAAGTATAGGTGAATCTGTTGGAGTAATAGCAGCTCAATCAATTGGAGAACCAGGAACACAACTTACAATGAGAACATTCCATACAGGTGGAATAGCAACCACATCAGATATTACACAAGGGCTTCCAAGGGCTGAAGAATTGTTTGAAGCAAGGAAGAAACTAAAAGGTCCTGAGGGAATATTTGCAAATATAAAAGGTGTGGTAAGAGACGTAACAAGGGAAGACACAGATAAGAGAAGTAAAAAACTAAGATTTATTGTTGAAGGAATAAATGGAGAACTCGAAACTTACGAAGCAGATTACAGGACAAAACCAGTAGTTGCAATAGGAGATAGAGTACTTCCAGGAGAAAGGTTGACATCTGGAAACATAAAACCAAGAAGAGTATTGGGAGAACTTGGAGTAGAAGCAGTATCAACATACTTACTAAAAGAGATCAAAAAGATTTATGCAGAACAGGGTGTTGATATCCACGACAAACATTTTGAAATAATAATAAGACAAATGTTGAACAAAGTAGAGATAACAGATGGTGGAGATACAGACTACATGCCAGGAGACCTAATCTCTTATCATAAAGCAAGAAAGACAAATGAAGCAGTATTAGAAGAAAATTCATACATAAGTGAAAATAGAAAAGAAATAATTGGTAAAAAACTTTCACGAAGGGTAATAATACCAACAGAAAATGAAGATGAAGAAGACATAATCTATTCAGTAGGTGAAGAGATAACAAAAGATATATTAGAACAAATAATAGACGCCAAAATAAAAGAAGTAGAAGTTTACGAAGAATACGAAGAAATAATAAATGAAGACGAAGAAATAGAAATAGTGGGAACTAAAAAGACCTATTTGGTAAATCCAAAAAATACAGTGAAATACGATAGAAAGCTTTTGAGAATAACAAAAGCATCACTTGAAAGAGAAGGATGGTTGTCAGCAGCTTCATTCCAACAAACAGTTCAAATATTGACAGAAGCAGCTATAGAAGGGAAAGAAGATTCCTTAAAAGGGCTAAAAGAAAACGTAATCGTTGGACAACCGATTCCTGCTGGTACTGGTTTGAAAGTTTATTCTGATTTAGGATATGAAAATGTACCAAAAAAAGACATAAAAGAACAACAAAAAGATGTAGGATAA